Genomic segment of Acidobacteriota bacterium:
AGTCGAAGCCCGCGGAGGTCCGGTTCAGGAAGGCCCCGATCTCCATGGAGCCGCGTACGTACTGAACCCGGCCATACGACATGCTTGCCCCGTTCTGGACGTTGAAGGGACCGATCCCGGAGTGGAGGATCCCCTGGCTGCCCGCGTATCCACCGGAGAACCGGAATCCGCTCTGGCCGTCCGGCGCGTCCCAGTCGGCTCGCAGATCCACCTTCGGCATCTGGGCCGTCACTCCCTGCAGCGGCGGGTAAAGAGTGCCCGTGTCATTCGGGATCTCGCCGAAGGGCCGCGGAAGCGGATCGTGCTGGGTGAAGCTGACGGTTGCCCGGTAGGCGAAGCGATCGTTCAGCGCCTGCGCGTGGGTCAGGGACCCCATGAGCTGGTTGCCCGCGTCCATCGGGTTGCCGGTGACGTTGCGATCGAACGAACCGAACCGGAGGTTCAGCGTTGTGCCCAGAGCGTCCCGCGGCGCCTTGGTGATCAGGTTCACGACGCCGCTCATGGCGTTCGCTCCCCAGATCGCCGAAGCCGGTCCGTTCACCACCTCGATCCGCTCCAGGTCGTCCAGTCCCACCGAGAGAAAGTCCCAACTGGTGAAGCCGAAAAAGTCCTGATACACCGAACGCCCGTCCACCAGGACCAGCTGCGAGGTGGCCAGGGCGGCTGAGGAGCCGCGGCTCGTGACGCTGTAATGCGTGCTGGAAAGCTGCGTTACGTTCACCCCCGGGGCCTGGCGCAGCAGGTCGCCGAAGTTGCTGGCGGCCTGGGTCTCGATCACCTCGGTCGGTATCACCGCGATCGCGGCAGGCGCATTCACGATCTCCTGCTCGACCCGGGAGGCGGACACCACGACCTGGTCGGTGAAGCGCGGGATGATGTCGGCGGGATCGGGGGCCCCTTCCGTTTCTTCCTGCCGTTCTTCGGTTTCCTGCCCCTCCTGTTCCTGGGTTGCGCCTGTTGCCGGCTCCGAGACTACGGTGGAGAACACAAGAGCGAGTGCAGCCACCGGCACCATCCCGTAGCGAGTGGCGAGGCGGTTCTGGTTCACGGCTGGCCTCCTTCCGACGCCGGCCGGTTCCACGTCCCGGGTGGGGACAAGTGTGGACACAGCCGGGCCAACCCATTGTAAGAGGGAGCACGTCCGAGGACCAGCGGACGATTCTCCCTGCAAAAGCACCGGTCTGCCCATCCCGACGGCTATCCTAAACCCTTTGGACCGCCCACCCGGCGTGGAGCCCTCCAAGACGTTTCCCTCACCCCATGTCCGAGCTCGATCAGAAACAGGTTCTGGAGATCCTCGCCCCGATCCGGAATCGCGAGTTCGGCGGCGACAGCATCGTGGCGCTTGGCCAGGTGGCCGACATCCGTATCTGCCGGCCGATCGTCAGCGTCACGGTGACGCTTCCGAACGTCGGGAGTGAAGTCGCCGACGAGATCCGGGCGCAGGTTCGGGAGGCAGTCCTCCGGTTGCCGGAAATCGAACGGGTGGAGGTGGCGGTGCGCACCGAAGTGAGTGCCTCACCGACATCCCGGGTGGAGCAGGACGCGGGCCCACCATCCGGGGGTCCCGGGCCGCGTGCTCCCGTGCCGGATCCCACCCGACCCGAGGGGGTTCAGAACGTGGTCGCCATTGCGTCCGGCAAGGGCGGGGTGGGAAAGAGCACGGTTTCCGCGAATCTCGCCGTTGCCCTGGCCGCGGACGGCGCTCGCGTCGGCCTTCTGGATGCCGATGTCTACGGACCGTCGCAGACGACCATGTTCGGGATGGATGATCGCCCGGCGACCGACGAGCGCCGCCGGCTGCTCCCGCTCGAGGCTCACGGAGTCCGGTTCATCTCAATGGGGATGCTCTCTTCCAAGGAGACTCCGGTCATCTGGCGCGGACCGATGGCCTCCCGGCTTGTCCAGCAGTTCTTTTCCGGAGTCGTCTGGGGTGAACTGGACTACCTGCTGGTGGATCTCCCACCGGGGACCGGAGATGTACAGCTCACGATTGCCCAGACGGCCGCGCTTGCGGGAGCCGTCATCGTTACGACGCCCCAGGCGGTGGCCCGGACGATCGCCGAGAAGGGACTCCGGATGTTCCAGCCGGTGCGCGTTCCCGTGCTCGGCGTGATCGAGAACATGAGTTCGTTCGCCTGTCCGCACTGCGGAGAGCGAACCGACATCTTTTCGACCGGCGGTGGCGAGGAAGTCGCCGGGGATCTGGGCCTGCCCTTCCTGGGCGGCGTGCCGCTCGATCCGCGGGTGGTCGTGGCCGGAGACGCGGGAACGCCGACGGTCGTCCGCGATCCCGAGAGTCCCGCCGCCGTCGCCTATCGGGAGATCGCCCGCCGGGTCGCACTCGAAGTGGCGCGATCCAACCAGGCCGCACGGGATGGAGCCGCCGAATCGGTACACGCGGAAGGCGGCGCGATGGTCGTGCGCTGGCACGATGGCTCGGAAGACCGTTTCGGGTTCGAGTACCTGCGGAACCATTGCCCGTGTGCCACCTGCGTGGACGAGTGGAGCGGCAAGCGCCGGTCGTTGACCCTATTGCTACCGACCAACTTCGCGCCCCGGAAGCTCGTTCCCGTCGGCAACTACGGTGTGCAGATCCATTGGAACGACGGCCATGAGACCGGGATCTACAGCCACCACCTGCTGCGCCGGCTCGCCCGGCAGAAGGAAGACGCCCCGACCCCGGTCGGCTAGCTCCGCCCGTGAGCGTGAGTGGCGCCGCGTTACCGCCCAGCCGGTAGTGGTCGCCCGCCTCCGGTGGGCTGCGCCGGGTCTGAAGACCGGCGTTCCCCTACCGAGTCGGCGACCCGCGCTGGACCTCGATCACACCCGGGACCGTCTGTAGCAGACGGGAAATGGCGCCAACCTCCTTGGCGTTCTCCACCGCAACGGTCACATAGATATCGCCGCGTTCCGCATCGTCAGCGGCGCCTTCGAAGGCCCGGATATCGGTGTCCGCCTCCGCGATGATCTTGGTGATGTCCGCGAGCATTCCCTTGCGGTTCTCGACCCGCACCAGGAAGCCGGCGTCGTATCGGGTTCCGGTGGTGGACTTCCAGGACACGTCGACCTGGCGTTCCGGGTCGCGCGCGAGGTCCGCGAGGTGCCGGCACTTGGCCGCATGAACCGCGACGCCCTTGCCTTTCGTGATGTACCCGGCGATGGCCTCGCCCGGTAGCGGAGAACAGCACCGGGCCCGGTGCACCAGGATGTCGTTCTGGCCACTCACCAGGATCTGTCCCGGATCACGCCCGATGATGCGTCGGACGGCGCCCGCGAACCCGGACTCCGAGGGAGGTTCCTTCTCGGGCGCGCGCTTGAGCTGGTCCGCGGGGACGGCGTCGGCCAGCGCGCGGGCAGCCGACACCTTGCCGTAGCCGATCGCGGCATAGAGGTCGTCCAGGTTGGGAGCTCCGTGGCGCTTCATCGCATCGGCGAGCCCCGGCGCGGAGCGGACCCGTCGCAGGCTCAAACCGTGGGACCGTGCTTCTTTCTCCAGAAGCTTCCGGCCGATCTCGATGCTCTCCCGCTTGGCCTCGGCGTTCAACCGAGCCCGGATCTTGCTCTTCGCACGGTTCGTGCGGGCGATCTTGAGCCAATCCTCGCTCGGCAGATGGTTTTTGCGGGTGAGGATTTCGCAGATGTCCCCGTTCCGCAGCTCGTACCGAAGGGGGGCCATGGCCCCGTTGACCCGTGCTCCGATGCAGCCGTGCCCGACCTCCGTGTGGATGGCGTAGGCGAAATCGATGGGTGTCGCTCCGCGGGGAAGCGACTTGACCTCCCCGCGCGGAGTGAAGCAGTGCACCTCGTCGGGGTAGAGGTCGATCTTCAGGCTGCTCAGGAACTCGTGGGGATCCTTGACCTCCTTTTGCCATTCGAGAACCTGGCGGAGCCAGGCGAAGCGCTTGATGTCCTGTTCGCCGTAGCTGCCGGAAGACTTGTAGCTCCAGTGGGCGGCGATCCCCTCTTCCGCCACCCGGTGCATGTCCGTGGTGCGAATCTGGACTTCGAAGTGTGTCCCCGACTCGGTCATCAGGCTCGTATGGAGGGATTGGTAGCCGTTGACGCGCGGCATCGCGATGAAGTCCTTGATCCGCCCCGGGATGGGCTTCCAGACGTTGTGAATCACTCCCAGCGCCGTGTAGCAGTGGGGCACCGTATCGGTCACCAGCCGCAGGGCGATGAAGTCGTACATCTGATCGAGCTCGATCTGCTGCCGATGCATCTTGCGATAGATGGAATAGATGCTCTTGGTTCGGCCGGACAGTTCACCCGGGATCTCTTCCGCCTGCAACTCGCGCTTCAGCGTCCGGCTGAGGTCACGAATGAAGTCTTCGGCCCACCGTTTCTTGGCCTTGACCCGAGCCTCGAGAACCTTGTAGGTCTGGGGTTCGAGGTGACGAAGCGCCAGATCCTGGAGCTCGGCTTCGATCCGCCCGATTCCAAGCCGCCCCGCGATCGGGGCGTAGACGTCCAGCGTCTCGGTGGCGATCCGCTGCCTCTTCTCCTCCCGGAGAAAGTCGAGCGTCCGCATGTTGTGCAGCCGATCGGCGAGCTTGATGAGGATGACCCTGGTGTCGTCGGTCATCGCGATGATCATCTTGCGAACGTTTTCCGCCTGGTTGGCCTCCGCGGAACTGAACTCCACGCGGCTCAGCTTGGTGAGGCCATCGATCACCCGGCTCACGTCCCGGCCGAACCGTCGCTCCAGATCCTGGTTCGTGACCTTGGTGTCCTCGACTACGTCGTGGAGGAGGCCGCAGGCGACGGAGACGATGTCGAGCTTCAGGTCCGCGAGGATCCCGGCCACCTCGAGCGGATGGTTCAGGTAGGGCTCGCCCGAGAGGCGGACCTGTCCCTGATGCGCCTTGGCGGCCACCACGTAGGCCGCGCGGAGCAGGTCGAAATCGGCGTCGGGCTGGTACGAGCGGACCCGGTCCCGAATCGTCTCGAACCGAATCATCGCTCGCCGGTCTCCCGCTTCATCTTCGCTCGCTTGTCTCCCGGTTTACCCTAGCAGTTGAGTCCACTTCCGGGACGGCAGCCGGCTTCCGGAAGGCGTTCCCCGTACCGGCAGAAAAAAACCCCGCCGGCCGCGGCCGAAGCGCGCGGCCGACGGGGGCCTGAGATCTTTTCCTGGTCTCTTGGGGAATCCGCTTGTCTAGCGTTCCTGGGCAGCCTCCGCGGCGGCAGCAGCGGCGGCGGCCGCTTCCTGCTCCATCCGGTCTCGGATGGCGATCGCCCGATTCCGGTACTCGTCGGCTTCGGCAGTCAAGGCGTCCGCGTTGCGCGGATCCACCTTCGCCAGTTCCCGCAGGAGGAGGTTCTTGTAGACGAGGGCGTCCACGTATTCGTCGTTCCGGACCAGAGCCTCGTCCAGCTGCGCCAGTCCGAGGTCGATGAACTCACGGCGCTGCCGCTCGGTCAGGTCAGGATCCCGATAGACCTTGTCCCAGTAGTAGGTCGCGATGAGGTAGTACCCCTCCGGGTTGTCCGGGTTCACGTCCCGAGCCTGTTCGAGCCATTCCATCGTCTCGTCGAAACGGCCGTACTTGTTGAACAGGTTGGCGACCTGGCGGTAGGCGATCGGATCGTCGGGATTCATCTCCACGGGAACCTTGTACGCCTCGATGGCCTTCTCGAAGAGCGGGTTGATCTCGGGATCGTGGAACCGCTCGTACACGTCGGCCAGGCCGTAGTAGAGCTCCGGAGTGCCCGGATTCATTTCGATCAGACGGTTGAAGTAGTACTCCGCTCCTTCGAGATCGTCGAGGTGGTCGCGATGGATGCCCGCAAGCTGTTCAGAGGCGTAGCGTTCATAGAGCTGAATGCTGTCCCTTGACGCCTGGTCCAGGGCCGGGTCCGCGAGCGCCTCTTCGACGGCGGCGATGGTGTCCTCGTAACC
This window contains:
- a CDS encoding bifunctional (p)ppGpp synthetase/guanosine-3',5'-bis(diphosphate) 3'-pyrophosphohydrolase, whose product is MIRFETIRDRVRSYQPDADFDLLRAAYVVAAKAHQGQVRLSGEPYLNHPLEVAGILADLKLDIVSVACGLLHDVVEDTKVTNQDLERRFGRDVSRVIDGLTKLSRVEFSSAEANQAENVRKMIIAMTDDTRVILIKLADRLHNMRTLDFLREEKRQRIATETLDVYAPIAGRLGIGRIEAELQDLALRHLEPQTYKVLEARVKAKKRWAEDFIRDLSRTLKRELQAEEIPGELSGRTKSIYSIYRKMHRQQIELDQMYDFIALRLVTDTVPHCYTALGVIHNVWKPIPGRIKDFIAMPRVNGYQSLHTSLMTESGTHFEVQIRTTDMHRVAEEGIAAHWSYKSSGSYGEQDIKRFAWLRQVLEWQKEVKDPHEFLSSLKIDLYPDEVHCFTPRGEVKSLPRGATPIDFAYAIHTEVGHGCIGARVNGAMAPLRYELRNGDICEILTRKNHLPSEDWLKIARTNRAKSKIRARLNAEAKRESIEIGRKLLEKEARSHGLSLRRVRSAPGLADAMKRHGAPNLDDLYAAIGYGKVSAARALADAVPADQLKRAPEKEPPSESGFAGAVRRIIGRDPGQILVSGQNDILVHRARCCSPLPGEAIAGYITKGKGVAVHAAKCRHLADLARDPERQVDVSWKSTTGTRYDAGFLVRVENRKGMLADITKIIAEADTDIRAFEGAADDAERGDIYVTVAVENAKEVGAISRLLQTVPGVIEVQRGSPTR
- a CDS encoding P-loop NTPase, whose product is MSELDQKQVLEILAPIRNREFGGDSIVALGQVADIRICRPIVSVTVTLPNVGSEVADEIRAQVREAVLRLPEIERVEVAVRTEVSASPTSRVEQDAGPPSGGPGPRAPVPDPTRPEGVQNVVAIASGKGGVGKSTVSANLAVALAADGARVGLLDADVYGPSQTTMFGMDDRPATDERRRLLPLEAHGVRFISMGMLSSKETPVIWRGPMASRLVQQFFSGVVWGELDYLLVDLPPGTGDVQLTIAQTAALAGAVIVTTPQAVARTIAEKGLRMFQPVRVPVLGVIENMSSFACPHCGERTDIFSTGGGEEVAGDLGLPFLGGVPLDPRVVVAGDAGTPTVVRDPESPAAVAYREIARRVALEVARSNQAARDGAAESVHAEGGAMVVRWHDGSEDRFGFEYLRNHCPCATCVDEWSGKRRSLTLLLPTNFAPRKLVPVGNYGVQIHWNDGHETGIYSHHLLRRLARQKEDAPTPVG
- a CDS encoding TonB-dependent receptor plug domain-containing protein, which codes for MNQNRLATRYGMVPVAALALVFSTVVSEPATGATQEQEGQETEERQEETEGAPDPADIIPRFTDQVVVSASRVEQEIVNAPAAIAVIPTEVIETQAASNFGDLLRQAPGVNVTQLSSTHYSVTSRGSSAALATSQLVLVDGRSVYQDFFGFTSWDFLSVGLDDLERIEVVNGPASAIWGANAMSGVVNLITKAPRDALGTTLNLRFGSFDRNVTGNPMDAGNQLMGSLTHAQALNDRFAYRATVSFTQHDPLPRPFGEIPNDTGTLYPPLQGVTAQMPKVDLRADWDAPDGQSGFRFSGGYAGSQGILHSGIGPFNVQNGASMSYGRVQYVRGSMEIGAFLNRTSAGFD